A region of the Gambusia affinis linkage group LG11, SWU_Gaff_1.0, whole genome shotgun sequence genome:
CAAGCAAACGGAGATACAGAGCGAGACGGGAGACGAGTCAATGTGGGCCACAGAAATTACCAgattgaaattatatttatatatcagTATGAAATAATCCCATCTGATTTTGTATTCAATTGTGATATTGCATCCATTTATAAACTGTAGAAAGAAATAATCTATTCTGTTGCATCCAGTGATTTATAAGAgttttttagatcattttaagtAGAAGACTTTAACTCGTTAGTATTTTACAAGTCTTGGCTTTTATGCATATGAAATATTAGTCATTACAAACATCTTCAAACGGAtttttgaagatgttttgttcCACAGCGTGGACTGGATTAGATACACTTTACTGGTCCCAAGGTGCAATTTTACagtgcaaaaagcaaaacatgtacaaatgaataaaatccaacagTAAATGATGCAAAATCAAATGAGTTTATATGAGTTAATTTGCTACAAGTTTTCAACTTAAGTTAATCCAACttaagtaaatatattaagtttattaattcattataaagtaagtttgacaaacttatATTGATTACATGTGACAAATGAACCCTAATCATGGCCTACACTGTTTGGTataaggggtatgaatacttttgtccTTGTAAACAGACAAGCTTTATATACCAAATATGAcgcaaaagaaatttgactttgtaatttaccgtttgtaatttgaaattgggcctctgtctctttaagaagctcctgctctttctgaagctctgccttcaggatgtcatcacaacatggctcctctattaacatttttaccagcattgcactgagaagtagctcttaTGAACTCGGCAGATGCTcatttccaccaggtgtttgctaattgctgctggctagtctgaaggagctgggtgCGGGGAGGAGTGATCTGTGAGCTGGAAGCTCAGAAACTAGGCAACTGTAGCTCAGACCTCGCTGGGTGGCATGCATatggcgacagtggagaggaaatcACTCACCTTTAACAGGAGGAAACatcaagcagaaccagaacccgtcTCAAAAAGAGATTTGCTTCAACCAATCAGTTGtttgacagaaacacaaacaaaaaaacaaaaagaacttaaaatgttaacaaaaagtTAATAGCAAATAGGGAAAAGGATTAGAGGACAGCAGCATCATCTCAGCCAACGCCCTCTTTCAGGAAAGTATCACGACCAAAACAGAACGAAAGACCAGGAGTAGTTtctatggagagaaaaaaatccttaacagttaaaataagagaaaattatGCCAACGAAGAAAATTGGGTTTGTGGCTGTTTTTACTATGAGTTTACAAAAGAGGAAAGTTTTAAGCCTCGTCTTAAAAGTGTaacccaaaaaaaaagactaggcAAATCTTTTCTACTGGAAACAATAGGAAGAGCAAGAAAAGTATCAGACACAGTTAACTATGTAAAAAGTTTCATATTAGAATAAAACTtgttaaataaactgatttataaTCTTAACTCAGCAGTGATTATGTAAATGTGTGGAAAGCAGATAACGTTGACTAAGGTATAAATATGTGACGAACTTAAACTCAAGTGGTTTTAGAATTGATCATATAGTGACACCTACTGACATGAATTTGTAATTGCAGTTGTGCTTCAGGCTCTCCTGCTCTAAGAGACAAACATCTTTTATGGCTCCAAACACGATGATACAGAGCTGCTCCATCTTAAAGCTGACCTGCTGCAAACGACCAAACCTCAGCTATCTTCCCCTCTGGACAACAATAGGTTGTGATGTTATGTGGATAAACTTCTCTTATAATAAAAAtggtatatttttattataagtaGCATTATACTGTAGCACTTGCCAAAAGAATAGCCAATTCAAGTCTGAGTGAACGCAACTAATAAAGTATGAATAAGTTCAGACATTAAAGCTAGTCAGGACATGTTACATGAACAAATCCATATTTCAGAATAATTCAAACAGATAATGTGTTTGAGTTTGATTGATTAATTCTGATTAAACGTTTACCCGTCATCCTCCCAGTGGTTATTTATCTGAAACTGTTTTACCCaagatttttatcttaaaaataaaacaaacaaatctgaacaGGTATTTCAAAGCTATAGATTCACAAAACCCGGCTGTTTTTCAGAAGGAGCAATTTTGTTCACTtgttaccatggagactgaGCAAAAGATAGTGGTCAAAGGGTGATTTATTCCTGAGGCAGGTCTTCCTCTGGTCATTTCATTTTggttcagaatatatttttgaaatgtattaaatgaCAGATAACTTCctaaaagtgtttgttttggcCTCAACAGGGTCGGATTAAGAAGCATAAGGGCCCCTGGGCCAGAGCCAGTTTGGTGccctaactaaaaaaaatttaaagtaaaacaaataagcaTTTTACTCATGAAAATTACAGTAGATCCAGAAGTAGGTAGgtttaaacatccaaaaaaaaaaaaaaacacttcaaatggGCCTGTAAGTTTTATATAAATCTAGAAGGCACAAGCACTCatcttaaaaaaattctaaatctTTGAGGCAACCCCAAAAACTTGGtgccctgggctactgcccaTGTAAACTCTCACTAATACCCCCCCCAGGGCATAAAAACCTATactctgtttatttaattttttttcaaataaggcTTTCTGTGTTCAAACcattcaaaaaaacaacaacaacaaaaaaaaaacactggagatggaaaaaaactTGCTGTTgttctctatttatttttttcaatgtcgAACTCTTTCAGAGGATCATAAATATGTTACAGAGTGAGAACAGCAGTCTGGTTATTTACAAGATAAAATAACGTACAACTCACAATGTCTGCTCGTGTTCGCGACGCTGAGGCGGAGGAAGCGGAGGGGAGAaacggagggagggagagaaaacaaCTACCGTTGTTTCACAGTTCATCTGAGGGGGGCGCAAACGAGCAAGACTCTGACCTTAGATACAGAAAGGAGAAGAACTGGAAGAGAAGCAGCTGCTGTGCCACGGCTCCTGCAGGTTTTAAttcacataaacaaacattatcTGGACTCGCCAGCTAACGGATTAGCTGAAGAGTCCAGCAGCACACGATTATTTTGTAACCTAaaacgaaaaaacaaaaaaacaacagtagtGGTTCCTTGAACAGTTTTGAGCTGCCACTCAAGACGACAGGAGATCTGAGACTTAAAAAGGGGAAAACAAAGATCTGAGACTCGGGATCATCAGCTTTTACTTCCTACTTCCTGAACACTGTTTAAGCCAATTAGGAAAaaccagaggagaaaaaaaatgcttcaaacaCTAGAAGACTAtgaattttaagtttttgcgttatagaaaataataaaaacggTAGAAACATTGCTTCCAGCAACAGACAGATGAGAAGTTAAAAGCCAAGGACACAATTATGGATAATATCCAATATCTCTTCTTTACTGGTCAATATTAATAGAAGTAGAATGTTGTAGTGTCTACCAGGAAAGGATGTGAGGTCCAAAAAGGACGAAGCAGAATATGTATGATTTACTTTCAAGCAGAgatgttctgatgtttttcttgtccATCTGAACTGCCAACGCTCCTGTATAAACAGCTGTTTGTACTGGTCAGAAAGCAGCCGAAGCTTCAgtcattcagttttaaaacattcaaagatCTAAGTTTGTAAAAACttacaaacaactttttctccattttttgtCCAAACACAActaaagaaaaaccaaactgaaatattttatgacttaaCGTATAACATAGCATAAACTGTGTTAGCCTAGCATTTCAAGAAACTGAACTGTAAGGAAAATTGTCACCAAGTTGTGATTTAACTGAATATGTCTCTACATATCTATCCGAATACATGTTCAACAAATCTGAAACCCTTTCAGTTGTGACAACAGTGAAGTATTTTCCTGacaatgttattttaatgaatATACAAGCCACTGATTTTATTAAGGTACAAGATGAAGATCGACAAATTCGCCTGCAATGACTTGGATCGTATGAGAGACCAAAAAATACTGACTGGGAAGATTCACCTGAAACTTGTGTTTGAAAAGACTACCAGGATACTtccttctaaaaaaaacaacataaacaacaaaaaaaacgtacCGACTTCTCATCTGTGAATGAAGCGAtgacaaacaaacaggaagccaGAGTCTGAAAGTCTCAAGTGTTCAATTTGAAACTATTCAATCAGCCGTCTGTGACCATTGGAAACCTCTGAATACGCTGAACGATTGTTCAGTGTCCGTTCTGAAACAGATTATAAGCTAAATGTGATTGGCAGTGAACTAGATGACAACCtctgtgctattttttttttttaaagccaggTTTTTTTCGAGCAAGTAAGGAAGTAAACAGACCGACGGATCGCAGGTCGTTCTCTCAGAGTTGTGGAGAGTAGAGGAGGGGGTTAAAGCTGGGAGCAGCTTGTGCGTATCATCCTAAGTGCGACAAAACATTGTGGGATTGACTGAGACGTGGAAACAACAAAGAGCGTGTAGAAGGTAGTTTGCTCGAAGTGAGAGCCGTTCAGAGTCTTGCCACCAGGAAAGACGACTGAGATGAAGGTGGATGCATCTGGAGATGTCGGTCCTACTGTCGGTGAGTGGGGTGGAGGTGGGGGCGGGGGGTGGAGGTCGCTGAGGGGCGACAGGGAGAAGAGGGGGTTCCTTAGATGGGCAGCTGGAAGGTGATGTCCACTTGAGCTTCTTTTGCCAAGGAAACGATTTCAGAAAGCTTTACAACCTGCAAACAGAAGAGCAGAGGAGATCAGTGCTCATCGTGgtgaacactgtaaaaacacaaagtcttaccaagtatctttggtctggtttctattAGTACACTTCTAACAAACttagaaataacttttcagaaagattaataagcttgttttcagtcaataactCTTGaatatagatatttaaaacGTTCTAGATccactgcagattatttcacttataaacaaacattcttttctgttttaagtgaaaaaatctgccagttgaaTTAGTACTTTTTGGATACGTATCTAAAAATTACCAACTGAAAACAAGATTACttggtatgattttgtgtttttgcagtgtacaatTTTGACTGTTTTATACTTTGTCAGGCAGAAAGTTAAGATGttagtaaaataaacttaaagGCTTCTGCACATGCACAACGATTTTATTGAACCTTCATTCAAGttcaagaagaaaattaaacattttctatgaCCCAAGAGTAAAATGTAAAGCCACAGTTCCAGGCGAGATCCGACTGCCGACCCTCAACACCTCCATCACCTGACTCTTCTCCTCAGAACCTGGCAGCTGGCATTTCCTCTCTTGGTTTCTACTGGGAACGTCCGTGTCAAACGAACAAACACAGAGCCaagtgtgtgtaagtgtgtgtttttaccaTCTTTGCAGCTTCGTCCAGGTCGTCACAGGCCAGGATCTTCAGAGGGCTGGAAGCGATCAGAGCTTTGGCGTCGTCCACTCTCGTTCCTGGAGATAAAATTACAGAGAAGCTGATAACCGATGTCACCTGATGAATCGACACACATGCTGCTTTCAGTCAGCTACCCTAGACAGAACTGAGAGAAATCTTCTGGTTGCCAAACcattttcagattaaacaaCCTGGCAGCTGATCAGTGAATGCAGCGTGCCCATGTAATTCTCTGGTTTGAATGCTGTAACTGAGAAAAGAGAGTTTTGTCAGCGGTTTGCTTtgattctgattatttttgcgCTTTCTCAATTTcctatttttgcagttttgctcattttgtaAACAGAAAGATCCCCTCTGCTccaaacataacatttaacaACCGCactatgacaaaaaataaaattgggaAACCTTGCAACCTGATCTGACCCGTCAAAAGTGAAGCATAACTAACTTATAAGGATTTCTTTGGTCGAAGTTGGtcactagcacaatatttactgctggTGAATTCTGTCTGCAATTCACTCTCTGAAGCCAGATTAAAGGcagactttaaaaatgtgttaaaggtCAGAAATTCAAAACTAAATACACTCTAAACAttcctgaaatataaaaaaaccaaatatatttaaataaaattccttCTAACATGAATAGCGTtacacttaaataaaaacatattcacatCATTATTGCACAGCagtaaaaacagcagattttccAAACTGCTGTCATACATGTGCAGCCAGTCTTCAGTCATATTAgcagctcaaatgtttttttaatttcaatcaGTTTTACTCACTGAAAGCTCTCTCCACACCACCAGTAGTCACAGGTACAGtacaaaatacacacaaagcAATACAGACTGCTCAAACATGCTGAGTTGTTGCattttgtgcatttcatttaGGAGAACATTGGGGCACAAGTTAGGAGGCAGCAGATATCTGTAACTTATAGCTAAAGTAGGACAGTCGCTGTTCAAACCGCCCAGCCTCCAGTCCAGACAGGAGGCTGTTTTACCATCACATTataaaaactgctttcattTCTGTCAGTAACTAATATTTCAGTATTGTTGTATAATTGTAAAAAGATCAAAGAGACAAGAGAAATCATCTTACACTCCCTGGAATGATGCTAAGTAGCCTAGCATGTCACTGAACAGTGTGGCTCACCTCTTTCACTGGGACAGGGGGGAGTTAGGCTGGTATGTGCTGCTGACTCTGACACATCTGTTGTTAAGTGTGGTAAAAAGTACAGGGACAAGTTACAtagataaatattttccttcactGAATAAGTCCTGGTGAAATGGAGGCTAACGCTAGTctttagctaagctaactaagCTAATAGGTGGATAATGATGCGCTAGTGTACTAGCCTCTCTGAGAAAAACTGGGTTGCAAACAGACAACCTTCCTTTTTatatgtcttgtttttcttttctcttttgtgaaaactttattatttttattaatagcATAGTAACGGTCAGTCGCTCTGTGAAGACCGCAGAGaaggaacaagacattttatgtAGATACTGTAGGGTGTTCAATAAACATGGATGTTATGTAAAAGCCATAACATTTAGTTTGTAATaccaaaattacataaaaaaaataatagttatgcctggaggaggagcttcgtcctcaaAGGAGGAGCTAGGTCCTCataggcattttgcacagcagaatggttgccacaggagattaaaggatttctcaaatctgcatgaaagaatcaaagcaacactctggTGTGGTTTTGATTAGGGAATAActacataacataacataaagcCTAAAAAGTCAATCTTGcgtaatactgccccttttaaAATTCACTGAGAACTTAAAGTGCGGATTTGAGGTTATTTGATGGACAAATAAGTTCAGATGATGTTCTCCAAAGCCATTGTTTCCATCCTGACATCACAGCAGAgcaaatatacatatttagCAGATAGCCATCCTACACACTGTGTTCTTTTCTACATGTTCTTCACAAAAACCTTCAGAGGAAGTCGGTTAAGAACATCTTCGTCACATGATTACTCCAGGAATAAATTCCTTGCCCGGTTTCCAAGGACAGGCTAGACACACAACAGAGGAGTCTAAATCAGGGAGCCTCGATTTGCTTATTTATCTCAAAGCTCATGACAATAGATGATGATTATAATGAGATTAGCTAATGAAAATCTTCACTCCCTCTTCATCATAACAATCAAACTCGAGGCCCCCAGTCCCAGCTGATGGCGCCACGCTGCGCCTGTTGAGCTCTGATTATGGAAATATGAATCATCAGAGGGAAGTTTTCATGCTGCAGAAACCCTTCACCCGTCTCCCTCTTTGTGTGCCACTCAGCATCATTAGCTTCCCCTTTCTTTGTGGCTATGAGCGTGACGCACCTTGTAACCGTACTACGATGGGGATTTTCAGATCCAGGTCTCTCACAGCCATGATGATGCCCTGGGCGATGACATCACACCTCATGATGCCTCCAAAGATGTTGACCAGGATGGCCTGAACCTGAGTTACGAAAGACACAATGAGGGATAAATGTGAAATTGTATACAGAACAATATTTAGACTACACaagttaagaaaataaagtacaaacaAATTTAAACGGTTTCTCCAAAACTTTCTTGACCTTAAAAATGTGGTTTTTTCTGTTCAATATTTGGATATTATGACAAATCCTGAAGCATCACAGTCAGTAAAATCTTTGTCCCAGAGTTTGTCCAGGTTAAAACATGGAGCTGGGTTTCTTACCTTCTGGTCTGAAGTGATGAGTTTGAACGCCTCCGTCACTTGATGGGCTGTGGCCCCGCCTCCTACGTCCAGGAAGTTGGCTGGTGTGCCGCCGTGGAGCTTGATGATGTCCATGGTGGCCATAGCCAGACCAGCACCGTTAACTGGAGAGCATGAACCCCACTGGTTTGATTAGTTGGCATTATAAAGATAATTTATGTCCAGGATATGCTCCTCTTACTTTCATTGAACACTCTTCAGTGTAGATGTACTTAAAGACGGAAGACGTTTCACTATTTTCCCAGTATCAGTGAGATGAGATATTCAACATTACGTCAAAGGAAGTAGAGATGCAGAAGgctatttattttgaaatatttcaacagaTCCctgcaactttttaattttgtagatAACAGGAAGTTTCTCCAGTGCactgcagattttctttcctttatccTTTTGAGCTTTAACTCAGAGCCAAATCTCAGAAGTTAGGTCAGGATCTACATAGGAAGAGCTATCTTAATAATGCTAACAATGCTAACCACTATGGAGCACCGattgcaatttgtttttgtctgaaacgTTGATGAAGTTGTCTGATAGTTGATcttccaaaattaaggaaaacaGGGCTGATTTATCGGTGCACTCCCTAAAACAATATGGTAATAAGACAGACTATGTTAATTTGTGATCATTTtctatttgctttaaaatattagtGAACTGTTCTACAGCACCTATCCTCCCTCAACACAACGTAATGCCAAATAATATTGATAATCAATGACAGCTCACCATAAGAGGGTtagaaaaaaagccatttgGATGCTCATCATAcattattacaattattaaaGTGAAATTGGAATTGGTTATATTGAGTTTCAACAAGTTAAGGCTGTAATAAAACCAGGAGATCACAAACTGACCACTCAAGTAAAGGACTTCCTCATTTTAGAAacaatcatttgaaaaaaaatacgATCACTTGATGAAAACACCAGAGTCATGAACGGATTCTGGTTCTAAATGTCAGAATGACTTCACTTAATACATCTGTGAACGTTTACTTTGAAACACTTAAATGGAGACATATTAAAAAGTACAAGACCCCtgccttacacacacacacaaaaaagctaaACTAAGACACACTGACCCAGACAGCCGATGGTCCCGTCCAGACCAATGTAGTTGAGGTCAGCCTTGGCAGCCTGCTGGTCCCGGGGATCCTCCTGGCTCCAGTCCCTCATATCAAACACCTTCTTCTGGCGATACGCTGCGTTGGCGTCAAAGTTGATTTTTGCGTCCATGCACATCACTGTTCACGCAAACAAGCATGTTAAGACCAGAGGAAgtttaactttaatttcattctttaaaattgtttgaCTGGTCTTGATGCTTTGAGGAACTTCAAGCTTTGGAGGGATGAAAATATCAGAATTAGGTCGTTAGGACTGCAGTGAAAAAGTCTGATGTATTCCCCCCGTGTGTGAACGTAAACAAATACTCTAAAGGATTTTAGGCGAGTAACGTTGGAAGACTAGAGACGCGGCAGTCAAACTGGTCAATgttcaaaatctttttctggATCGGCTTTGACCTGCAAGTCAAATACTAAAAAATTTTATTCGTTTTCTCACACAATGCTTCAACAGGTTTTGAAGATGACTTTTGGAATCAGGCTATTCTAAGCACTAATTATTTGACAGTCGCCATGTAAACTGATCCCCGTCATTTCCCACGAAGGTCAGCGATCCCCTCCTCTTACGACGGTATTTACCAGGAATCAGGCCGAGCCTTTAATCCCGTCACGCTGAGCGAGCGCACAGACGCAGAGTTTAATGAGAAATTGATCTTTTgatcatttcaacattttcactgaCTGACGTATTTCTCCCTGCAGGACGGCCATTAACTTGACTCCCGTAAGGCTGTGACAAAAGTAGCAGCGACCTTTACTGAAGGCTACACATGCATGTCGATGGAAGATTGCATTCATGTAAATGTATCCGTCCTTAATCAGGTTTATGCCAATAATCAAaggtataaataatttttcgTAATAATGATGGACAAATTAGGATAAAGCATTCACTGCCAATTGAGTCAAGCAAAATCTGGAATAACATCGTTGGACTACAGCAACCAATGTGTGGTCTAgtaaaaatgagtaaataaaaacaatctaagaaaatgacaataaaactaaacataatcataataaataaactccTCTTTTGATGCAGTAAAATTGTCTAAAAAGTGAAGCACAACATCTTTAGATCATCTTTACAACAGGATCTAAGTGTGTGCATCCACCTCCAAAGCAGGAGGTGGATTTTGATTCTGGTGAATTATTTCTGTGATTATCTAATGAGATGTTTTTGGATCCTGTCCTGCTGGAACACCAAATTATGACCCAGGGTTTCCCTGAGTGTACTATTAGCCTGGCGGGCCTCCAGGCTTCACTTGGCTCACGATTGAATTAATAATACAAGGAGATTTATCCGTGAGcaacaaatgtgaaaactgtggaaaagCCTCATGAGGAAACTGCACATCAAGTAAAACAGAATTATTCAAGATTCAAAAATCTGCTGCACTTATTTgcacaataattattattataccTTTCTTTGTTCTAGCATAAAAGTGATTAAGAACAAATTTCTGGCATTTCCTGGTCCCGTCAAAATCAACCTTGGAAGTGTGATAGATGGTGCAGGCGTGTTCGTACCGACACCAGAGGAATCCTCCACCATTGGATTAATCTCCAACATGGAGGCGTCGTACTTGATGAAAACATTGTAGAGCTTGATCATGTTCTCCGCCGCCTCGTCCACCAGAGCTTCTGGGAAGCCCATCTTCTGAGCAACCTGCGGCAACGCAGAGCACACAAATCATCACACCTCATACAGGTATGAGCTGCAATGCCTGCTGACATTTACAGAAGATGACATCATTGCTTTGGGTTTCTGGCTTGATTCACCATCTTTAGCCACAGCTggcagagaaaagaggagaCTAAATGATGTCCATATAAAAACACTAGCAGTTATGATAAATTTCCTCTATCAGCTGTAGGACCTGTGTGAATTATCTGCTCTGTTTTGGGCTGTAAAAGGATTTAAATCTAATCTTGGTGTACACACAAACACCATGTCTATATAATCTGAGGTTCCCCACGGTTCAGTCCTCGGTCCactaggttttttttaattaagttggCATTATTTGAcgtttttcaatcattttctaTCACTTCCATCCCGGCAATATTAAGTTTCATGTTAGATTCCTAATCTGCTAGCTTTTACCAAGAAAAATGtcccacaaaaaaaactagCTGAACATCAGTAGCTTTAAATCTGACACCAAAACTACAGAGCAGTTTGCCCTTCCTTTTATTGACTAAATCGTCATTTGCTGGTGTGAAATTTTAGGTCCTGAAATTTAACTCACTTCATCAAAACAGCGACAATCCGCATTGGTAAAAACCAACTGTCAAAATTCAGCCAATCATCATCTGTTGATGCTTATCGAGTTGTTCTCATTCACAAAACAGACTGTAGAACTACTTTCAtttcttcataatttaaaacaatgattGTTTAATAGCTTAATTAGAGATATTAGAGTTAATATATCAACATTTAAAAGTGGCAAGTCGCAGAAATGAATCTGAATCTTAAAAGAAAGATCtggaaatctgtttttttattgttgttcttaCTATTATTTGCAAAGCAGTTTAATGTTCACCTCTTAGATTCTGACTGCATCCACTGTGAGTACGGTATATTGAAGTTTCTGTCAGCTGAATAAAGGTTTCTGTTTCTTAGAATAAGCTTTGACTGCTAAATATTACAGTGAACTAAAACACTGAAGTCCAGTTAAACTCAGAGGAGTTTCAT
Encoded here:
- the sucla2 gene encoding succinate--CoA ligase [ADP-forming] subunit beta, mitochondrial: MRVRDFSVESGDMATSLICGCLTASLRSSGARNTISAASKVLGGSTGLFGGHVSQLQPPHLQQQQRNLSLHEYMSIGLLKEAGISVPAGMVASSSDEAYDVAKKIGSKDLVVKAQVLAGGRGKGTFEGGLKGGVKIVYSPEEAREISSQMIGRKLFTKQTGEAGRICNQVFVCERRYPRREYYFAITMERSFQGPVLIGSSQGGVNIEDVAAENPDAIVKEPIDIVEGIKKEQAVKVAQKMGFPEALVDEAAENMIKLYNVFIKYDASMLEINPMVEDSSGVVMCMDAKINFDANAAYRQKKVFDMRDWSQEDPRDQQAAKADLNYIGLDGTIGCLVNGAGLAMATMDIIKLHGGTPANFLDVGGGATAHQVTEAFKLITSDQKVQAILVNIFGGIMRCDVIAQGIIMAVRDLDLKIPIVVRLQGTRVDDAKALIASSPLKILACDDLDEAAKMVVKLSEIVSLAKEAQVDITFQLPI